The following are encoded in a window of Flavobacterium cupriresistens genomic DNA:
- a CDS encoding helix-turn-helix domain-containing protein → MVILEIILFIVAYTALIVSLAFGIVCYKRNIEPKETIALTISLLLLIVSISISPLLKSLKYDDLSNILIVSNMTIVGCTTFLNTLKERKHKLKKVYKKIHVGIGLLIFSAVIISPFLNISPIAERFAIGYLLFSITVSMVMIRVTKPQIKMVQKINPDRLFAIAFLIIVPLYLILQFGFSNYRINFPIGFLLPVIFTLLAINKIIEDINRLHILKNRVQNLQNDLFNYGFTDREVEVARLLVQGCSYQSISEQLFISVPTVKTHTGNVYRKCNVKSKYELMVLITA, encoded by the coding sequence ATGGTTATTTTAGAAATTATTCTGTTTATTGTTGCTTATACGGCCTTGATTGTTTCTTTGGCGTTTGGCATCGTGTGTTATAAGCGAAATATAGAACCCAAAGAAACCATTGCACTAACTATTTCTTTATTGTTACTCATTGTTTCGATATCAATTTCTCCACTGCTAAAAAGCTTGAAATACGATGATTTATCAAATATTCTGATAGTATCAAATATGACTATCGTGGGATGCACTACTTTCTTGAACACCTTAAAAGAACGCAAGCATAAACTTAAAAAAGTATATAAAAAGATTCATGTCGGAATAGGTTTGCTTATTTTTAGCGCTGTTATTATAAGTCCTTTTTTGAATATAAGTCCAATTGCAGAACGCTTCGCAATTGGGTATTTACTGTTTTCTATTACAGTATCAATGGTTATGATTAGAGTTACTAAACCTCAAATTAAGATGGTTCAAAAAATAAATCCAGATCGATTATTTGCAATTGCGTTTCTTATAATTGTTCCTTTATACTTAATCCTACAATTTGGTTTTAGCAATTATCGCATAAATTTTCCGATAGGATTTTTGCTTCCTGTAATTTTTACTTTATTAGCGATTAATAAAATAATAGAAGATATAAATCGTCTCCATATTTTAAAGAACAGAGTACAAAATCTGCAAAATGATCTTTTTAATTACGGATTTACCGATCGCGAAGTGGAAGTGGCGCGATTATTAGTCCAAGGATGTAGTTATCAATCTATTTCAGAACAGTTGTTTATTTCAGTTCCAACTGTAAAAACACATACCGGAAATGTTTACAGAAAATGTAATGTAAAAAGCAAATACGAATTAATGGTATTGATAACTGCTTAG
- a CDS encoding DUF3667 domain-containing protein, translating to MEITCKNCHQIYTGHYCNNCGQSAETHLINWHFLWHDIQHGLLHFDKGILYTVKQLFTRPGHSIREFIEGKRVRHFKPLSLVVVLATLYGVLYHFFHVDLVQTDSDNPLNLVKFNEWVSTHFSWVTIASIPLFTIGTYICFRNQGRNFVEYFVLNTFKASQKLVIGILLFPLAYFFSETPQIKTVTVVLYAIDLVLILWTNMQFFNKISKTKVFFLSLLSHLIFLFLFFLIAALVLWMTRNL from the coding sequence ATGGAGATTACCTGCAAAAACTGTCATCAAATTTATACTGGCCACTATTGTAATAATTGTGGCCAATCTGCTGAAACTCATTTAATAAATTGGCATTTTTTATGGCATGACATTCAGCATGGATTACTTCATTTTGATAAAGGTATTCTTTACACGGTCAAACAATTATTTACAAGACCGGGACATAGTATCCGTGAATTTATTGAAGGTAAACGTGTAAGACATTTTAAACCCCTTTCGTTAGTCGTAGTTTTGGCAACGCTATATGGGGTTTTGTATCATTTCTTCCACGTTGACTTAGTCCAAACTGATTCCGATAATCCCTTAAATTTAGTTAAGTTTAATGAATGGGTTTCTACTCATTTCTCCTGGGTTACCATTGCCTCCATTCCGCTTTTTACGATCGGAACTTACATCTGTTTTAGAAATCAAGGTCGCAATTTTGTGGAGTATTTTGTATTGAATACTTTCAAAGCGTCTCAAAAATTAGTTATTGGAATTCTATTATTTCCATTAGCCTATTTTTTTAGTGAAACTCCACAAATTAAAACCGTCACCGTTGTTTTGTATGCTATTGATCTCGTTTTGATTCTATGGACCAACATGCAATTCTTCAATAAAATATCCAAAACAAAAGTCTTCTTTTTGTCTCTTCTAAGTCATCTCATTTTTCTATTTCTATTCTTTCTGATTGCAGCTCTTGTTCTGTGGATGACGCGAAATTTATAG
- a CDS encoding DoxX family protein, which translates to MNGTLLLRISVAIILLTHSVFGMFNNGINNFGNLYLNQIGFAPFGVALAWSIKLSHVVAAVLLLLNKYIKLAGFVTILVLIMGIILVHSQEGWFVVGGGRNGMEYNFLLIVVLLAIMYPNGFKKNNV; encoded by the coding sequence ATGAATGGAACTTTACTCTTAAGAATTTCGGTTGCGATCATCCTTCTAACGCATTCCGTATTTGGAATGTTTAACAACGGTATTAATAATTTTGGCAATTTGTATCTGAACCAAATTGGCTTTGCCCCTTTTGGTGTAGCATTAGCCTGGTCCATAAAACTATCGCATGTAGTTGCAGCGGTGCTGCTGTTATTAAATAAATATATAAAATTAGCCGGCTTTGTAACCATACTGGTCCTTATCATGGGGATAATTTTAGTACACTCCCAGGAAGGTTGGTTTGTTGTTGGAGGAGGCAGAAACGGCATGGAATATAATTTTTTACTCATCGTAGTACTTCTCGCTATTATGTATCCGAATGGTTTTAAAAAGAATAATGTTTAG
- a CDS encoding anti-sigma factor, whose amino-acid sequence MEAQEYIESGILELYVYGLLTEKENLEIAELAKNNPEVDQEILSIEKAIVALSSSFSPFHSVSNFEKIKARLELKHGKVVEMKPTSNWSQYVGWAAAVLLLLGLGYQTLELTQTKEAISTVGNEKTKIEREFAYLDQQNKETEKSLTIVRDIKNTGVTLGGQAVSPTSFAKVYWNKDTKTTYIDAAGLPKPPKGMVYQVWALKLSPVLTPTSIGLLSDFEGNNQKIFAVDQTVSAEAFGITLEPAGGSLTPTMEQLYTLGKV is encoded by the coding sequence ATGGAAGCACAAGAGTATATTGAATCAGGAATTCTGGAATTATACGTTTACGGTTTATTAACCGAAAAGGAAAATCTGGAAATAGCAGAACTGGCTAAAAATAACCCCGAAGTAGATCAGGAAATCCTATCGATCGAGAAAGCGATTGTTGCTTTGTCATCCAGTTTTTCTCCTTTCCATTCGGTGTCTAATTTTGAGAAAATTAAAGCGCGCCTAGAGCTTAAACATGGCAAAGTGGTCGAGATGAAACCGACTTCAAACTGGTCTCAATATGTGGGCTGGGCTGCAGCGGTCTTACTTCTTTTAGGCCTTGGATACCAAACTTTGGAATTAACCCAAACAAAAGAGGCTATTTCGACTGTTGGTAATGAGAAAACTAAAATCGAAAGAGAGTTTGCTTATTTAGATCAGCAAAACAAAGAGACAGAAAAGAGTTTGACTATTGTAAGAGACATCAAGAATACCGGAGTTACACTTGGTGGTCAGGCTGTTTCGCCAACGTCATTTGCAAAAGTATACTGGAATAAGGATACTAAAACGACTTATATTGATGCTGCAGGTTTGCCAAAACCTCCAAAAGGAATGGTGTATCAGGTATGGGCGCTGAAATTAAGTCCTGTATTAACTCCTACCAGCATTGGTTTGTTAAGCGATTTTGAAGGCAACAATCAGAAAATATTTGCTGTAGACCAAACCGTTTCAGCGGAAGCCTTTGGAATTACACTTGAGCCTGCGGGAGGAAGTTTAACTCCGACAATGGAACAGTTGTATACTTTAGGAAAAGTTTAA
- a CDS encoding RNA polymerase sigma factor: protein MSQEELLVLIYKKDERAFTHLYDMYSKSLFSVINVLIKNREEAEDVLQEVFVKIWKNIDSYNESKGRFYTWILNIARNTSIDKLRSKNFNNSQKNLSSDNFVNLLDDSNKLVNKIDTIGIQEFVKKLKPKCIEIIDLLFFKGYTQQEASEELAMPLGTIKTNNRNCINDLRNYLKI from the coding sequence ATGAGTCAAGAAGAATTATTAGTTTTAATTTACAAGAAAGACGAAAGAGCTTTTACCCATTTGTATGATATGTATTCGAAAAGTTTATTTTCGGTCATAAACGTGCTAATAAAAAATCGTGAAGAAGCTGAAGATGTTTTGCAGGAAGTTTTTGTCAAAATCTGGAAAAACATTGATTCGTATAATGAAAGTAAAGGTCGTTTTTACACGTGGATCCTTAATATTGCTAGGAATACTTCTATCGACAAGCTGCGATCCAAAAATTTTAATAACAGTCAAAAAAACCTTTCCTCCGATAATTTCGTAAATCTGTTAGATGACAGTAATAAGTTAGTCAACAAAATTGATACAATTGGTATTCAGGAATTTGTAAAAAAATTAAAGCCGAAATGTATTGAGATCATCGATTTATTATTTTTCAAAGGATACACCCAACAAGAAGCTTCAGAAGAATTGGCAATGCCATTGGGGACTATCAAAACGAACAACAGAAACTGTATTAACGATTTACGTAATTATTTAAAAATATAA
- a CDS encoding glutathione peroxidase: MKKVLFMVYGALFLFSCQNQAQTNKTKTPKTDNVMAKETIYQFKVEDLSGNPFDFASLKGKKVMIVNTASKCGLTPQYKDLEAIYKEYKDKGFVIVGFPANNFASQEPGTNEEIGAFCQQNYGVTFPMMDKVSVKGDDMCEVYKFLTQKAKNGVEDSEVEWNFQKYLINEKGELVKVIKPRTLPTDPEIINWIKS; the protein is encoded by the coding sequence ATGAAAAAAGTATTATTTATGGTTTATGGCGCACTATTTCTATTTAGTTGCCAAAATCAAGCACAAACAAATAAAACAAAAACTCCTAAAACGGATAACGTCATGGCAAAAGAAACTATTTACCAATTTAAAGTGGAAGATTTATCAGGAAACCCTTTTGATTTTGCCTCTTTAAAAGGAAAAAAAGTAATGATCGTAAATACTGCTTCAAAATGCGGATTAACACCTCAGTACAAAGATTTGGAAGCAATTTACAAAGAGTATAAAGATAAAGGCTTCGTGATTGTAGGTTTTCCGGCCAATAATTTTGCTTCACAAGAGCCTGGAACAAACGAAGAAATAGGTGCTTTTTGTCAGCAAAACTACGGAGTAACTTTCCCTATGATGGACAAAGTTTCTGTAAAAGGAGACGATATGTGTGAGGTTTATAAATTCTTAACGCAAAAAGCGAAAAATGGCGTAGAAGATTCAGAAGTAGAATGGAATTTTCAAAAATACCTAATCAATGAAAAAGGAGAACTGGTAAAAGTAATCAAACCAAGAACCTTACCAACAGATCCTGAAATCATCAATTGGATAAAAAGCTAA
- a CDS encoding GNAT family N-acetyltransferase, producing the protein MNIVLRPATTNDLKKILDIVNHSILHTTANYSYDIQTLEVQTKWFEDKQAKNLPVVVADLDGEVVGFGSYGPFREKIGYQYTVEHSVYVVDTVIGKGIGSKLLTAIIRLAKEQGYHVMIGAIDADNAGSIAFHERFGFVATGTIREVGYKFDHWLDLVFMQLILV; encoded by the coding sequence ATGAACATTGTACTTAGACCTGCTACAACAAACGATTTAAAGAAAATTCTTGACATCGTAAATCATTCGATTTTGCATACCACTGCCAATTATAGTTATGACATTCAAACATTGGAGGTGCAAACCAAATGGTTTGAGGACAAACAGGCTAAAAACCTTCCTGTAGTTGTGGCTGATCTTGATGGCGAAGTTGTTGGTTTTGGCAGTTATGGCCCTTTTAGAGAGAAAATTGGATACCAATATACTGTTGAACATTCTGTTTACGTTGTTGACACTGTGATTGGAAAAGGAATAGGTTCTAAATTGCTAACAGCAATCATTCGATTAGCCAAAGAACAAGGCTATCACGTGATGATTGGCGCTATAGATGCTGATAATGCGGGAAGTATTGCTTTTCATGAGCGATTTGGTTTTGTGGCAACAGGAACGATTCGTGAAGTTGGGTATAAATTTGATCATTGGCTTGATCTTGTTTTTATGCAGTTGATTTTGGTTTAG
- a CDS encoding thioredoxin family protein → MRYLYLLLLFVTLQTINSQNQFIPDGTTYKTGLETAKKENKSLFVMLYADWCPHCNLMKKEVFSDPTVMGFLKKNYVCVWLNIEKEEGKTIQKKFNTKSLPTFLFLDANETLLYTLKGEMKTAEFMTEANNALNPKLQLPFLEKEFLADPSNSTKFFAYLNTLRKGKDRTDLSPVTHTYLNTQSDAQLISETNWRVIANGVTDINSREFQYVLNHQKEFAAVASQNRVDRKVVSIVSELLRPLVDNLDTVNYYKQREIAKSIRLQKTDSLVFKFDLTLAERTEKWKFYKKVTLEDTQKLVWNDASFLKDIGQTYLKHIEDIDALKKSIFWVNHSLELTDSYDGNLLLARLYNKIKDKKAALKYAKKAKVICTEMTWSTKDVDALLAELGTK, encoded by the coding sequence ATGCGCTATCTCTATTTGCTTTTACTTTTCGTTACACTACAAACTATAAATTCGCAGAATCAGTTTATTCCCGATGGCACCACTTACAAAACTGGTCTCGAGACTGCTAAAAAAGAAAACAAATCTCTTTTTGTAATGCTTTATGCCGATTGGTGTCCGCATTGCAATCTGATGAAAAAAGAGGTCTTTAGTGATCCGACCGTGATGGGTTTTTTAAAAAAGAACTATGTGTGCGTTTGGTTGAATATTGAAAAAGAAGAAGGGAAAACGATTCAGAAAAAATTCAATACCAAATCACTGCCTACGTTTTTGTTTTTAGATGCCAATGAAACGCTTCTTTACACTTTAAAAGGCGAAATGAAAACAGCAGAATTTATGACAGAGGCGAATAATGCTCTAAATCCAAAACTGCAATTGCCTTTTTTAGAGAAAGAATTCTTAGCTGACCCAAGCAATTCAACAAAATTCTTTGCTTATTTGAACACCTTAAGAAAAGGTAAAGACAGAACCGATTTATCGCCGGTTACTCATACCTATCTTAACACCCAATCGGATGCACAACTGATTAGTGAAACCAACTGGCGTGTGATTGCCAATGGGGTCACGGATATTAACTCGAGAGAATTTCAGTACGTTTTAAATCATCAAAAGGAATTTGCTGCTGTGGCTTCGCAAAACCGCGTTGATCGTAAAGTGGTGAGTATCGTTAGTGAATTATTACGTCCTCTTGTGGATAATTTAGATACGGTAAACTATTACAAACAAAGGGAAATTGCGAAATCTATCCGATTACAGAAAACCGATTCTTTGGTTTTTAAATTTGATCTGACTTTGGCTGAACGCACTGAAAAATGGAAGTTCTATAAAAAAGTAACCTTAGAAGATACTCAAAAGCTAGTTTGGAATGATGCTTCTTTTCTGAAGGATATCGGGCAGACCTATCTCAAACACATCGAGGATATTGATGCATTGAAAAAATCCATTTTTTGGGTCAATCATTCCTTAGAACTTACTGATTCTTATGATGGAAACTTACTTCTGGCCCGACTTTACAACAAAATAAAAGATAAAAAAGCAGCCTTGAAATACGCAAAAAAAGCAAAGGTAATCTGCACTGAAATGACCTGGAGCACCAAAGATGTGGATGCTTTATTGGCTGAATTAGGCACGAAATAG
- the menD gene encoding 2-succinyl-5-enolpyruvyl-6-hydroxy-3-cyclohexene-1-carboxylic-acid synthase codes for MIYPKIPLAQSIIEICLKKGITNIIISPGSRNAPLTIGFAQNPDFTCYSIADERCAAFFALGIAQQTKQPTAVVCTSGSALLNYYPAVAEAFYSQIPLIVISADRPQSKIDIGDGQTIRQQNVYENHSVFNANLTEDASVENDLKINTAIDTAISKKGPVHINAPFEEPLYETVEALSVNSKITNSEPLAETKNIENGEEFVSIWNSAKRKLIMVGVNEVNTIAEEVIESLAKDPSVVVLTETTSNLHHPSFINSIDTLITPFDDIEFKDFHPDLLVTFGGMIVSKRIKGFLRKYKPKHHWHIDTLRAYDTFNALTKHFVMQPNDFFKDLLSKAVTTESDYFDTINNSYALRKIRKKEYLNKIPFSDFKVFEKVIASLPKNSQLQISNSSAIRYAQLIDIDSSIEVFCNRGTSGIDGSTSTAIGAAVGSGKQNVFITGDISFLYDSNALWNAYIPKNFKIILINNGGGGIFRILPGHEEKPVFNTYFETSHHLTAEHLAKMYQLRYYAASDLNSLEKSIELLYAENDVPVLLEIFTPTSENDIILKQFFKELI; via the coding sequence ATGATTTACCCCAAAATACCGCTTGCTCAAAGCATTATTGAGATTTGTTTGAAAAAAGGAATCACCAATATTATAATTTCTCCGGGATCCAGAAATGCTCCTTTAACAATTGGATTTGCTCAAAACCCTGATTTTACCTGTTACAGTATTGCAGATGAGCGATGTGCTGCTTTTTTTGCATTAGGAATTGCCCAGCAAACCAAACAGCCAACGGCAGTTGTTTGTACTTCAGGATCAGCATTATTAAATTATTATCCGGCTGTTGCCGAAGCTTTCTATAGTCAGATCCCCTTAATTGTAATTTCGGCTGACCGTCCTCAGAGTAAAATTGATATCGGAGACGGACAAACCATCAGACAGCAAAATGTATATGAAAATCATTCCGTTTTTAATGCCAATTTAACAGAAGATGCTTCCGTTGAAAACGATTTAAAAATCAATACTGCAATTGACACTGCCATTTCTAAAAAAGGCCCTGTACACATCAATGCGCCTTTCGAAGAACCTTTATACGAAACAGTTGAAGCACTTTCTGTAAATTCAAAAATCACAAATTCAGAACCTTTAGCAGAAACTAAAAACATAGAAAACGGAGAAGAATTTGTTTCGATTTGGAATTCAGCCAAGCGTAAATTAATTATGGTTGGCGTAAATGAAGTCAACACGATTGCAGAGGAAGTAATTGAAAGTTTAGCCAAAGACCCTTCGGTTGTGGTACTGACAGAAACAACTTCAAATCTACATCATCCGAGTTTTATTAACAGCATTGATACTTTAATTACACCCTTTGATGATATTGAATTTAAGGACTTTCATCCCGATCTTTTAGTAACTTTTGGGGGAATGATCGTTTCAAAAAGAATCAAAGGATTCTTGAGAAAATACAAACCAAAACACCATTGGCATATTGATACTTTGCGCGCGTATGACACTTTTAATGCGCTAACAAAGCATTTTGTAATGCAACCAAATGATTTTTTTAAAGACCTATTATCAAAAGCAGTAACTACAGAAAGTGATTATTTTGATACTATAAACAATAGCTACGCATTAAGAAAAATAAGAAAAAAGGAATATTTAAATAAGATTCCGTTTTCAGATTTTAAAGTTTTTGAGAAAGTAATAGCATCTTTGCCTAAAAACAGCCAGCTGCAGATTAGTAACAGTTCTGCCATTCGCTATGCACAATTGATAGATATTGATTCTTCGATAGAGGTTTTTTGCAATAGAGGTACGAGCGGAATCGACGGTAGTACTTCAACAGCGATTGGTGCTGCAGTAGGAAGCGGAAAACAAAACGTTTTTATAACGGGTGATATTAGCTTTTTATACGACAGTAACGCCTTGTGGAATGCTTATATTCCTAAAAATTTCAAGATTATTTTAATTAATAATGGAGGAGGAGGGATCTTCAGAATTTTACCCGGACATGAAGAGAAACCAGTTTTTAATACGTATTTCGAAACTTCACATCACTTAACGGCGGAGCATCTGGCCAAAATGTATCAGTTGCGTTATTATGCCGCTTCGGATTTGAATTCGTTGGAAAAAAGTATAGAATTGCTTTATGCCGAGAATGATGTTCCGGTGTTGCTGGAAATTTTCACGCCGACTTCTGAAAACGATATTATTTTAAAACAGTTTTTTAAAGAACTAATTTAA
- a CDS encoding DUF2853 family protein — MNTREELIAKYAEDLKEKCGIVPNMELLTKVTIGCGPSIYNDDSSTVAGTQRSELETVRNNFLIKKLGLPENAALDEGIQAVLEKYGNSNRNKYRVVVYYLLILHFKKEDLYK, encoded by the coding sequence ATGAATACAAGAGAAGAATTAATCGCAAAGTATGCAGAAGATCTGAAAGAGAAATGTGGTATTGTTCCAAACATGGAACTATTGACAAAAGTAACAATAGGCTGTGGACCATCGATTTATAATGATGATTCCTCTACAGTTGCCGGAACACAGCGATCGGAACTGGAAACAGTACGAAATAATTTTTTAATAAAGAAGTTAGGACTGCCTGAAAATGCAGCTTTAGACGAAGGGATTCAAGCCGTTCTGGAAAAGTATGGTAATTCGAATAGGAATAAATACCGAGTTGTAGTTTATTATCTTTTGATCTTACACTTTAAAAAAGAAGATCTCTATAAATAA
- a CDS encoding multidrug effflux MFS transporter gives MTTKKYIKLILILGSLTALGPFSIDMYLPGFSEIAKDLHTSVAQVAMSLSSYFVGISAGQLLYGPLLDRFGRKKPLFIGLMVYILASLGCVYVTDIDSFIFLRFIQAIGSCAATVASVAMVRDLFPVKDIPKVFSMLMLVVGLSPMLAPTVGGYVTEDYGWHMVFLILMFMGILILIASQVGLPNSYKPDTSISLKPKPIITNFLSVLKEPQFYTYAFTGAIAFSGLFSYVAASPIVFMDIYHVDPKTYGWIFAFMSLSFIGSSQLNSILLKKFSSEQMIFGALISQSVISILFLILSLKNLLGLYETIGMLFIYLACLGISNPNTAGLTMAPFAKNAGSASALMGAIQLGLGALASFAVGVFVKDSITPMVAIMTTTTITAFIVLNIGKRFIKEKVALSDKDDLVIGH, from the coding sequence ATGACAACAAAAAAATACATAAAACTGATCCTGATTTTAGGTTCTTTGACAGCTCTTGGTCCATTTTCAATAGACATGTACTTGCCCGGATTCTCAGAAATAGCCAAAGATTTACATACTTCTGTAGCTCAGGTTGCAATGAGTTTGTCCAGTTATTTTGTCGGAATCTCTGCCGGACAATTGCTGTATGGACCATTATTAGATCGCTTTGGACGAAAAAAACCACTATTTATTGGTTTAATGGTCTATATTTTAGCTTCTTTAGGCTGTGTTTATGTGACCGATATTGACTCGTTTATCTTTTTGAGATTCATTCAGGCTATCGGAAGCTGTGCGGCGACAGTTGCTTCAGTTGCGATGGTACGAGATTTATTTCCTGTAAAAGACATTCCCAAAGTTTTTTCTATGTTAATGCTTGTTGTTGGGCTTTCGCCAATGTTAGCACCAACAGTCGGCGGTTACGTTACCGAGGATTATGGTTGGCATATGGTATTTCTTATTTTGATGTTTATGGGAATTCTTATTTTAATCGCTTCTCAAGTTGGTTTACCAAATTCATATAAACCGGATACTTCAATTTCATTAAAACCAAAACCTATAATCACCAACTTCTTGTCGGTTTTAAAAGAGCCTCAATTTTATACGTATGCATTTACGGGTGCCATCGCATTTTCGGGCTTATTTTCGTACGTAGCGGCCTCCCCTATCGTTTTTATGGACATTTATCATGTTGATCCTAAGACATATGGATGGATTTTCGCCTTTATGTCGCTTAGTTTTATTGGTTCGAGTCAGTTAAATTCGATTTTACTAAAGAAATTCTCAAGCGAACAAATGATTTTTGGGGCTTTAATTTCACAATCAGTTATAAGCATACTATTCCTAATCTTGTCTTTAAAGAACCTTTTAGGACTGTATGAAACAATCGGAATGCTCTTTATATACCTGGCTTGCCTGGGAATATCAAATCCCAATACTGCGGGACTTACTATGGCTCCGTTTGCAAAGAATGCCGGAAGTGCTTCAGCCTTAATGGGGGCTATTCAGCTTGGTTTAGGCGCATTGGCTTCATTTGCAGTGGGAGTTTTTGTGAAAGATTCGATTACTCCAATGGTAGCCATTATGACTACAACAACGATTACGGCCTTTATTGTTCTAAATATCGGAAAACGTTTTATCAAAGAAAAAGTAGCTCTTTCAGACAAAGATGACCTTGTGATTGGGCACTAG